Proteins encoded together in one Lathyrus oleraceus cultivar Zhongwan6 chromosome 5, CAAS_Psat_ZW6_1.0, whole genome shotgun sequence window:
- the LOC127085418 gene encoding uncharacterized protein LOC127085418 isoform X2: MATQTPSDSLAHSLPDVDDYVLANGPEGLEWDAFHYVYELVQKGNLAFRENRMEEAISFYSRAYNIKSSDPIILSNRSAAYIRISQYLMHRSSSFSEQRPLSGLDPTTLAELGLKDATRLIELQCNSVKAYLLKANALILLEKYDVARDVILSGLQVDPFSNSLRECLQIVERVSSNSTGRSSHVQPDRNDDFDCTLCLKLLYEPVTTPCGHSFCRSCLFQSMDRGNRCPLCRTVLLLNPRTCSVSVTLKNIIQKNFAEEYAERKQEHDSLVNIGVDMLPLFVMDVVLPCQRFPLNIFEPRYRLMVRRIMEGNHRMGMVIIDSSTGSLAEFGCEVEITECEPLPDGRFYIEIEGRRRFRNLRSWDQDGYRVAEVEWVQDIMPPEGTKEREDLQELITNAAESARSWIGRAKEAARHDQRRLEKFVNVEGMIPPLRDPERFSFWLATLSNRRPSERLDLLRIRDTKETSREKR, from the exons ATGGCCACTCAAACCCCTTCCGATTCTCTCGCCCATTCCCTTCCCGACGTCGACGACTATGTTTTG GCAAATGGACCGGAAGGATTGGAATGGGACGCATTTCATTATGTTTACGAGCTTGTACAAAAGGGCAATTTGGCTTTTCGAGAGAACAGAATGGAAGAG GCAATCAGCTTTTACTCAAGAGCCTATAACATCAAATCTAGTGATCCAATCATCCTCAGCAATCGAAGTGCGGCTTATATTAG GATTAGCCAATATTTAATGCACAGATCATCATCATTTTCAGAACAAAGGCCATTGAGTGGGCTTGATCCCACAACGCTTGCCGAA TTGGGTTTGAAGGACGCTACAAGGCTTATTGAACTCCAGTGTAATTCAGTAAAAGCATACCTTTTGAAGGCCAATGCTCTTATTCTA TTAGAGAAATATGACGTGGCTCGGGATGTAATTCTTTCAGGACTTCAAGTTGATCCTTTTAG TAATTCCCTTCGGGAATGTCTTCAAATAGTGGAAAGAGTATCATCTAATTCAACAGGGAGGAGTTCACATGTACAACCCGATCGCAATGATGACTTTGATTGCACTCTCTGCTTGAAGTTGCTGTATGAACCTGTCACAACCCCCTGTGGACATTCTTTTTGCCGTTCATGTCTATTTCAATCAATGGATCGTG GGAACAGATGCCCATTGTGCAGGACAGTTCTCCTCCTTAACCCCAGAACATGTTCAGTTAG TGTGACACTGAAGAACATCATACAAAAAAACTTTGCAGAGGAATATGCTGAAAGGAAACAAGAACATGACAGTTTAGTCAACATTGGTGTAGATATGCTCCCTCTTTTTGTCATGGATGTTGTCTTACCATGTCAAAGGTTTCCACTAAATATATTTGAACCTCGTTATAGACTTATG GTAAGAAGAATAATGGAAGGCAATCATCGGATGGGAATG GTTATAATAGATTCTTCAACAGGTTCATTGGCAGAGTTTGGCTGTGAAGTGGAAATCACAGA GTGTGAACCGCTTCCAGATGGTCGATTTTATATAGAG ATTGAAGGTCGTAGGAGATTTCGCAACCTTCGTTCTTGGGATCAAGATGG GTATCGTGTGGCAGAAGTTGAATGGGTACAAGATATTATGCCCCCGGAAGGGACAAAAGAAAGAGAGGAT TTGCAGGAGTTGATAACTAATGCAGCAGAAAGTGCACGATCATGGATAGGAAGAGCTAAAGAAGCAGCAAGACATG ATCAAAGAAGATTAGAGAAATTTGTGAATGTTGAAGGAATGATACCCCCGCTAAGAGACCCGGAGCGCTTTAGTTTTTGG CTGGCTACCCTCTCCAATCGGAGGCCTTCAGAAAGATTGGATCTTCTACGCATTAGAGATACCAAAGAG ACTAGTAGGGAAAAACGTTGA
- the LOC127085418 gene encoding uncharacterized protein LOC127085418 isoform X1: MATQTPSDSLAHSLPDVDDYVLANGPEGLEWDAFHYVYELVQKGNLAFRENRMEEAISFYSRAYNIKSSDPIILSNRSAAYIRISQYLMHRSSSFSEQRPLSGLDPTTLAELGLKDATRLIELQCNSVKAYLLKANALILLEKYDVARDVILSGLQVDPFSNSLRECLQIVERVSSNSTGRSSHVQPDRNDDFDCTLCLKLLYEPVTTPCGHSFCRSCLFQSMDRGNRCPLCRTVLLLNPRTCSVSVTLKNIIQKNFAEEYAERKQEHDSLVNIGVDMLPLFVMDVVLPCQRFPLNIFEPRYRLMVRRIMEGNHRMGMVIIDSSTGSLAEFGCEVEITECEPLPDGRFYIEIEGRRRFRNLRSWDQDGYRVAEVEWVQDIMPPEGTKEREDLQELITNAAESARSWIGRAKEAARHDQRRLEKFVNVEGMIPPLRDPERFSFWLATLSNRRPSERLDLLRIRDTKERIRRGLIFLRAEEQGCRIQ, translated from the exons ATGGCCACTCAAACCCCTTCCGATTCTCTCGCCCATTCCCTTCCCGACGTCGACGACTATGTTTTG GCAAATGGACCGGAAGGATTGGAATGGGACGCATTTCATTATGTTTACGAGCTTGTACAAAAGGGCAATTTGGCTTTTCGAGAGAACAGAATGGAAGAG GCAATCAGCTTTTACTCAAGAGCCTATAACATCAAATCTAGTGATCCAATCATCCTCAGCAATCGAAGTGCGGCTTATATTAG GATTAGCCAATATTTAATGCACAGATCATCATCATTTTCAGAACAAAGGCCATTGAGTGGGCTTGATCCCACAACGCTTGCCGAA TTGGGTTTGAAGGACGCTACAAGGCTTATTGAACTCCAGTGTAATTCAGTAAAAGCATACCTTTTGAAGGCCAATGCTCTTATTCTA TTAGAGAAATATGACGTGGCTCGGGATGTAATTCTTTCAGGACTTCAAGTTGATCCTTTTAG TAATTCCCTTCGGGAATGTCTTCAAATAGTGGAAAGAGTATCATCTAATTCAACAGGGAGGAGTTCACATGTACAACCCGATCGCAATGATGACTTTGATTGCACTCTCTGCTTGAAGTTGCTGTATGAACCTGTCACAACCCCCTGTGGACATTCTTTTTGCCGTTCATGTCTATTTCAATCAATGGATCGTG GGAACAGATGCCCATTGTGCAGGACAGTTCTCCTCCTTAACCCCAGAACATGTTCAGTTAG TGTGACACTGAAGAACATCATACAAAAAAACTTTGCAGAGGAATATGCTGAAAGGAAACAAGAACATGACAGTTTAGTCAACATTGGTGTAGATATGCTCCCTCTTTTTGTCATGGATGTTGTCTTACCATGTCAAAGGTTTCCACTAAATATATTTGAACCTCGTTATAGACTTATG GTAAGAAGAATAATGGAAGGCAATCATCGGATGGGAATG GTTATAATAGATTCTTCAACAGGTTCATTGGCAGAGTTTGGCTGTGAAGTGGAAATCACAGA GTGTGAACCGCTTCCAGATGGTCGATTTTATATAGAG ATTGAAGGTCGTAGGAGATTTCGCAACCTTCGTTCTTGGGATCAAGATGG GTATCGTGTGGCAGAAGTTGAATGGGTACAAGATATTATGCCCCCGGAAGGGACAAAAGAAAGAGAGGAT TTGCAGGAGTTGATAACTAATGCAGCAGAAAGTGCACGATCATGGATAGGAAGAGCTAAAGAAGCAGCAAGACATG ATCAAAGAAGATTAGAGAAATTTGTGAATGTTGAAGGAATGATACCCCCGCTAAGAGACCCGGAGCGCTTTAGTTTTTGG CTGGCTACCCTCTCCAATCGGAGGCCTTCAGAAAGATTGGATCTTCTACGCATTAGAGATACCAAAGAG AGAATTAGGCGAGGCCTGATATTTCTTCGAGCAGAGGAACAAGGCTGCAGAATTCAGTAA